A window from Solanum stenotomum isolate F172 chromosome 7, ASM1918654v1, whole genome shotgun sequence encodes these proteins:
- the LOC125871107 gene encoding sulfate transporter 3.1-like: MGNAEYDDAEYPSSMRGENRKKHQVEIPPPQPFLKSLKNTVKETLFPDDPLRQFKNQPPLKKLKLGVQYFFPIFEWAPRYTFDFFKSDLISGITIASLAIPQGISYAKLANLPPILGLYSSFVPALVYAVMGSSRDLAVGTVAVASLLIASMLGEEVNPTDNPTLYLHLALTATFFAGLFEAALGIFRLGFIVDFLSHSTIVGFMGGAATVVILQQLKGILGLDHFTQSTDIISVLRSVFTQTHEWRWQSAVLGFCFLFYLLAARFFSQKRPKFFWVSAMAPLLSVILATILVYFTHAENHGVQVIGELKKGLNPLSITDLSFGAPYLSIAIKTGIVTGVVSLAEGIAVGRSFAMYKNYNIDGNKEMIAFGMMNIVGSCTSCYLTTGPFSRSAVNFNAGCKTAVSNIVMALAVMVTLLVLTPLFHYTPLVVLSSIIVSAMLGLIDYNAAIHLWHVDKFDFLVCMSAYFGVVFASVEIGLVIAVALSLLRVLLYVARPRTLVLGNIPDSNIYRNVEQYPNTDTVGGVLILDLGAPIYFTNASYLRERISRWIDDEEDKLKSSGETLQYVILDMGAVGNIDTSGISMLEEVKRNLDRRDLKLVLANPGAEVMKKLNKSKFLETLGQEWIFLTVGEAVESCNYMLHSCKPKSGMDASFSNNV, translated from the exons ATGGGTAACGCAGAGTATGATGATGCTGAGTATCCATCATCAATGAGAGGGGAAAACAGAAAAAAACACCAAGTTGAAATTCCACCACCACAACCATTTTTGAAGTCACTTAAAAACACTGTAAAAGAAACATTGTTTCCAGATGATCCACTTAGGCAATTCAAGAATCAACCACCATTGAAGAAATTGAAACTTGGGGTTCAATATTTTTTCCCAATTTTCGAATGGGCGCCTCGATATACGTTTGATTTCTTTAAATCTGATCTTATTTCTGGGATTACTATAGCCAGTCTTGCTATTCCTCAGGGAATTAGCTATGCTAAACTTGCCAATTTGCCACCTATTCTTGGCCTCT ATTCTAGTTTTGTTCCGGCATTAGTGTACGCAGTAATGGGTAGTTCAAGAGATTTAGCAGTTGGAACAGTTGCAGTTGCATCACTTCTCATTGCTTCAATGTTAGGAGAAGAAGTTAATCCAACTGATAATCCAACACTTTATCTTCATCTTGCATTAACCGCCACATTCTTTGCCGGACTATTTGAAGCCGCACTTGGCATTTTCAG GCTGGGATTCATTGTGGATTTTCTATCTCATTCAACAATAGTGGGATTCATGGGAGGAGCAGCCACAGTTGTAATACTCCAACAATTAAAGGGAATACTTGGTCTTGACCATTTCACTCAGTCCACTGATATTATTTCCGTCTTGCGTTCCGTTTTTACCCAAACGCATGAG TGGCGATGGCAAAGTGCGGTGTTGGGTTTCTGTTTCCTTTTCTACCTGCTCGCAGCTAGATTCTTC AGCCAAAAAAGACCCAAGTTTTTCTGGGTATCAGCAATGGCTCCATTGTTATCTGTCATACTGGCAACTATTCTTGTTTATTTCACCCATGCTGAAAATCATGGCGTTCAAGTG ATAGGGGAGCTGAAAAAAGGGTTAAATCCATTATCGATAACAGATTTGTCATTTGGAGCTCCTTATCTGTCTATTGCTATAAAAACTGGCATAGTCACGGGTGTCGTTTCTCTTGCT GAAGGAATAGCAGTGGGAAGAAGTTTTGCAATGTACAAGAACTATAATATAGATGGAAATAAAGAAATGATTGCTTTTGGTATGATGAACATTGTTGGCTCTTGCACTTCTTGCTACCTCACTACTG GTCCATTTTCGCGATCCGCGGTGAATTTCAACGCAGGATGTAAAACAGCAGTATCAAACATAGTCATGGCTCTAGCAGTAATGGTTACACTATTGGTGCTAACTCCGTTGTTCCACTACACTCCATTAGTGGTTTTATCTTCCATTATTGTTTCAGCCATGCTTGGACTCATCGACTATAACGCTGCAATTCATCTATGGCATGTCGATAAATTCGATTTCTTGGTCTGCATGAGTGCGTATTTTGGTGTCGTATTTGCCAGCGTGGAAATTGGATTAGTCATTGCT GTTGCTTTATCTTTGTTAAGGGTGTTATTGTATGTAGCAAGGCCAAGAACACTAGTACTTGGTAACATTCCAGATTCTAACATTTATAGAAATGTTGAACAATATCCTAATACAGACACTGTTGGTGGGGTTCTCATACTAGACCTTGGTGCACCTATTTACTTTACCAATGCTAGCTACTTAAGAGAGAG gatCTCAAGGTGGATTGATGACGAGGAAGACAAGTTAAAATCTTCAGGGGAGACATTACAATATGTTATACTTGACATGGGAG CTGTAGGCAACATTGATACTAGTGGAATTAGTATGCTAGAAGAAGTCAAGAGAAATCTTGATAGAAGAGATCTCAAG CTTGTATTGGCAAATCCAGGTGCAGAAGTAATGAAGAAATTGAACAAATCCAAATTCCTAGAGACACTAGGACAAGAATGGATTTTTCTAACTGTTGGGGAAGCTGTGGAATCATGCAACTACATGCTTCACTCTTGCAAACCAAAATCCGGCATGGATGCTTCATTCAGCAATAACGTTTGA